A stretch of DNA from Salvelinus fontinalis isolate EN_2023a chromosome 17, ASM2944872v1, whole genome shotgun sequence:
ttgatcatccttgagatgtttctacaacttgggagtccacctgcggtgaattcaattgattggacatgatttggaaaggcacacacctgtctatataaaggtcccaaagttgacagtgcttttcagagcaaaaaccaagccatgaggtcaaaggaattgtccatagagctcagagacaggattgtgttgaggcacagatctcgaAGCGTAccaaaaacattctgcagcattgaaagtccccaagaacacagtggcctccatcattcttaaatggattaagtttggaaccacgccccctggccaaactgagcaatcgggggagaagggccttggtcaaggaagtgaccaagaacccgatggtcactctgacagagctccaaagttcctctgtggagatgggtgaaccttccagaagcacaaccatctctgcagcacttcaccaatcaggcctttatggtaaagtggccagacggatgccactcctcagtaaaaggcacacgacagcccgcttggaatttgccaaaaggcacctaaaagactcagacaatgagaaccaatattctctggtctgctgaaaccaagattcaactctttggcctgaatgccaagcgtcacgtctggaggaaacctggcaccatccctacggtgaactggactgggagactagtcaggatcgagggaaagatgaacagagcaaagtacagaaagatccttgatgaaaacctgctccagagcgctcaggacctcagactgagggtgaaggttcaccttccaaaaggacaatgaccctaagcacacagccaagacaacacagaagtggcttcgggacaagtctccgaatgtccttgagtggccaagacagagctcggacttgaacctgatcgaacatctctggagaactgaaaatagctgtgcggtgacactccccatccaacctgacagaacttgagaggatctgcagagaagaatgggagaaactccccaaatacaggtgtgtcaagcttgaagcgtcatacccaagaagattcaaggctgtaatcgctaccaaagggacttcaacgaagtactgagtagagggtctgaatacttatgtaaatttgatcattccggggaggggggggggggggggggtattgtgtgtagaggaaAAAACactatttgatccattttaaaacgtggagaaagtcaaggggactgaatactttcagaatgcaatgTACGAAGCAGAGAGGGAAACAAATATATGGATGAATACACAGCCTGAATTCCTCCCATCTCAAATATATGGGTTGAAGGTTTGGCCTGTGCACTCACAGAGCTCTCTCTTGAGTTCGGTGAGACAGCGCAGTGTCTCGGTGATGAACTCTCTGTACTTGCTCTCGATATCCTCCATAATATACTTCCTGTCCAGGCTGAGGGAGTCAGGAGTGAACAGGGGACAGTTCAGGTCCGCAAGCAGCCTGTTACAGAGAGCACAGCAGGTTAGACATAAATCATATTATACTCAAACAcacgaacatacacacacaatatcaTACTAATGAATGCCTATTTTTTTATTTACCTTGAGTCATCAGATTGAAATGCCTGTGGACAGAACAAAAGGAGTCAAGGACTGTTGTAAGACTTAAAATGCACTGTTATAAGACAGTAACACAAAACTGTTAAAGGGATGAATGAAGACCTTTATCTACTTGAAGACCTTTATCTACTTCTCCAGAGTCTCCAGAGTCTCCGGGGttagtagataaagggcctcattgtcaAAATCCCAAACAATTCCTTTAATAAAGTTAATCAAATTTTCCATCTCAAGAAAATAGACATTCATTGACGGTAATGAATTTAAGCACAAAGCCTTTAATGCCATCGTACAAATCCTGCACAAATGGCCCAGTGAATCTCCCCCAGATGGACAGGGAGGTAAACAGATTAGTTTAAATCCTCCGTTATGTAGTGTACAACAGATGCTGTctcataaataaatacagtaggtggtTAAAACATTGCAGTACGGTACAAAGGTGAATGTTGAGATTTAGAATGATTACCAGAATAGTGACGTAATCCGAATAGTGACGCAATAGTATGTAATCTGATGGTTTGAGATGATAGCTTTGATCTATTTGGTTTGTTGGACATTACTCAAAGGTTGTGTCTAACGCACAGAGAATAACTGCCTGAAATGGTTACTGTGAGGTTGGATATGTATTGCCATATTGCAAAACTGACTCTGGAGTGGTCACAAATAATCCCATGGAACTTGTCCCAAAAGTAGGGTTGTTAACTCCACTAGCCTGGCTGAATTCCCAAACTGGCTCCTCTTACTACCATGGTCCCCAAATCATCCCCAGATACCAATTGGCTACTTCAAACCCTCTCCGGTCATATTGGTACCTGGTAAAAGGGTTATTAATAAACATTTCACCCAGATGAGCAGGAAGGGGTCTGTCTCCTCCAGCAAGGATCCCAGGTAGTGGTGGATGTCCTGGGTCTGGCTCAGGTCCTCTCTAACCCTGCTGCAGTTGTTCTGGAGGCGCTCCACGGCCTGCTGCCTCTccttcctggtgctctccctCAGGGCCAGCACCAGCCTCTCCACCTGCAGCCGCAGGGCTATACCCATACGCTCCACCTGGGAGTCATCTGCCACAGACAAGTCCTGCAGGCGgacaacaaccaccaccaaaGACTAAGGTCATAACAAGACTTAACGTCAAGGCAGAATAGAAGGCCGGATAGACTAACATAAGCACGAACAGTAAATTGATGGACTGCTATAAGCATACAGTGTGTGGTTACTTACTGTTATAGTGCGGTCAGTGTTCCGGTGCTCTTGGAGGATCTGTTCACCTTTATTCAGCTTCTCATCTGCTTTCTGGAGAAGGCTCTGGAGGATGACCTGTGGAAACATACACACGGATTTAGAACTGTTAAAGCCACACTATAACACCAGCTGTAAGGAACTACAGGTCGCTAACTGACCTTcaggtcctcctccaccttcCTCAGTCCTTTAACCCGGTGCTGTGCGTGGCCACCCTCCAATAAACAGTCTGCACACACGTACACCCGCTCGTCTGCACAGTAGTAGCGGAACATCTCCTCATGGGCAGGACACCTGCGATGGGACAGGTCTCCCAGAGGTTCCACTAGCAGGTGTGTCTTGAAGGCGGGCCGCTCCAGGTGGGGCTTCAGGTGCTCAGCACACAGAGACACCTCACAGCGCAGACAGGTCTTCACCGCTGCAGCGTTCCCAGACTGGTCCCCGTCCCCCACAGGGGGGCAGCAGTCACACGCCACAACCCCCTGTTCCTCCTGACACTGTGCGCAGGTGAAGCGACCCCTGACCCCCGCCTCCCCGTGGCCCCAGGCGTCTCGCACACATGCTGGGCAGAAGCTGTGGCCGCACGGCAAGGGCTGGGCCTGGCTGAAGACGTCGCGGCACACTGAACACGTCAACTCCTCCTCCAGGGACGCCATGACAACCGTTTTGTCAACAGGAACACAAAAAGGAAAAGGCACCTTTGTAAACAAAAACATCACAATATCAacatttgtgtcaagttgtcAAAAATAATGAGCAGTTGAAATCATCTTACTTCCCAACATTTTATTTTCAAGCCACAGTTCTTAGAAGCCACATG
This window harbors:
- the LOC129813861 gene encoding E3 ubiquitin/ISG15 ligase TRIM25-like, coding for MASLEEELTCSVCRDVFSQAQPLPCGHSFCPACVRDAWGHGEAGVRGRFTCAQCQEEQGVVACDCCPPVGDGDQSGNAAAVKTCLRCEVSLCAEHLKPHLERPAFKTHLLVEPLGDLSHRRCPAHEEMFRYYCADERVYVCADCLLEGGHAQHRVKGLRKVEEDLKVILQSLLQKADEKLNKGEQILQEHRNTDRTITDLSVADDSQVERMGIALRLQVERLVLALRESTRKERQQAVERLQNNCSRVREDLSQTQDIHHYLGSLLEETDPFLLIWAFQSDDSRLLADLNCPLFTPDSLSLDRKYIMEDIESKYREFITETLRCLTELKRELLTSQLTLDTNSAHPLLSISDGLRSAVRVKQRLPCATHPDRFDHWAQVLTVQTFSSGTHYWELEAEGFWDIAVSYRSIGRKGKEGTAFGNNKMSWSLTQQHDRKLAAWHNRRKTRLSSRMSGNRVGVALDYGIGTITFSEVGPSNTLTHLHTFSTSFNQPVCLGFGLYKAELHSRISIVRV